TACTTCTGCACTAACTAGGAAGGGGAAAATGTGACCATCTGAATCAACACCACTTCTCTGGGTTTTCCTCATaggtctcccatccaaatacCGACCAGAGAACCAACCCCGTTTAGCTTCCAAGATCTGACAGGATCGCAGCCTGAAGTGGTGCTGCTGGCTGTCCTGCAGCTGTGCCTGGAATTCGGGAGAGCAGTGGTGGCCACTCTCACCCGTCACAGTGTTGGTGACAAAACAACCCAGACTGGGGGGTGTTCAGACTGTGACGCTTGGGAACAAGGAGATAGTCACCCCCTGCCTACACTACTCACTTTCTCTCTTGGTCTCACGATGCTGCCAGGCATAGAAGTTGAGTAGCTCCTTGCGCGCTCTTTTTCGCTTCTCCCTCTCCAGCACCCGCAAGCTGGCAGCCTCTGTCCGGGGGAGTCCAGGCCTTCGGCCTTTCCGTGTTACCTTCACCCAACCCTCCTCATCTGgaacaccctcctcctcctctgctttggCTTCTTCCTACGTGAGGAGGATGAGGGAGAAAATGCAGCTTAGTCCAAACCTGTCATGAGCCAACTGGTCCCATTCCACAACAGCTTCCTGAGGCTGTCACCCAGCAAACACCTCCCTCACACCCCAAGGGCGTGGAGAatcccagcacctgctgctctgCCATGCAAGAAGGCCCAGGGTGGTGTTCTGGGGAGCTACAGAATTGTGATGCAAAGTGGCTGAGGATGTGAGCACTACAATCCCAGCCAGTGGGTCATCCAAGAGCTGGTCTGTTTGTGGTAACTATACCACAGCTTGTGGGGAGGGTAATGGAACCTGGTCAGACCTAGTGCCTGGGCGCTGCCTGCCAGCAACTGGGAGACAGCAACGCTGGGCCCGAACAGGAGGCCTTGCCCAGCCAGCTACCCCGATAAAGAGCACGGACAAACTgacgggggagggatagctcagtggtttgagcattggcctactaaacacagggttgtgagttcaatccttgagggggccatttagggatctggggcaaaaattggggattggccctgctttgagcagggagtttgactagatgacctcctgagatcccctccaaccctgatattctttgattctatgacaGCATGTGACATACTGGAAGACTGAGGCATTCCTGCTGCTGCACAAAGAGCTGCTTTGTCGAACAGGAACAGGCCAGTCAGCAATGACAATCCCCAAGGAGTTGCAAGGCACAGAGAATCCTTTAAGAAAGCACATGCCTGGTTTATCTCATCAGCCCTTCCTACCTCTGCTATTTTCTGATCATAGGCTTGCATGAAGGTGTCCACTTCAGCCTTCAGCTCCGCCGGATCCACCACTGCAGCTGCATAACTGGCGATCCACTCTGAGACAAGGAGGGAAGAGGTCAGCGGCTGCCTCTGCAGTGAGCCTACCCCCAACAAGATACCTCAATGCAGCCCTGGACAGAACAACTCTAGGGACCAGAGAGGGGGTCAGTCTCCACGTCATTACTCCAGGGCCTGCCTGCTGAGATAGCCAGCAAGGGAGCCAATGAGTGACAAACATGGCCACAGTGGTTTGTGGGACCTAGGCACCTTTCTCACCGTGATCTGGGCTGATGCCTGCCAGCTCTTTTCACGCAGGCCAACAAACAGCTGTGAGAGGAGAATAGCGGAGAGCCACTCACATCTAGGGCCAGGGAGAATCCCATGTCAGAGCAGAGTGGCTTCATGCCCCACTACACAAGCCAGCCAGGGCCCTAAACATTCAAAGGTCAAATTTAACATCCTCTGCTGTGAGGACCTAACATCTCCTTACAGTGCATCACATCATTCTAAATAAAGTGAGGATGTCAGCATCAGCAGGAGGAGCCACCAAAGCACaggaaatcctggctctgccatagactgtGCTCCCAGCTGGATAGTTCATTCATGTCAGTAAAGCACACTGGGATCTTTCAATGCATGGTGCCATAGGAATGGGGACTAGTCTCATTCTCAGTTGTAAGCAAGTCAAGGCCAACTCTCCCAAACCAGAGAAGATACTGAAAGACTATGGATAAGGGCCGCACAACCATTTGAGTGACCAAGGCACCATACAAGGGTGACAACTGCAACTCCCTTGTagacctccccaccccttccagagtAGCTGGTTATGGAGCCTGTGATCAGGAACTAAGTCCTCCCACTAGCATGAGACGCTCCATGTGGGATGAGTGAGGAATACAGGGAATGCAGAACAAAAGGAGAAGGGATGGGAAATGCTAGACAACTCCCAGCTCAACCTGCGGCACGTGAGAATCACTGTTGAGGGGTGATTGACACACAACCTGGATGGCACTTTTATGGCACGGGGTATAGCCAAGATGAGACACCCCTCCAATACACCCTCCCCCCGACAAGTCTGGAGAGCACCAGATGACTTACTGCAGATACCGGTTTTCACAGGGTGACTCTCTGAAGATATCATCAGAGGGCCCTGCAGTGATAGGGACTTGGCTGCCTGTATCCCAGCTGGATTCTTAAACACCACGTAAGCCACTCGGAATCCCTAGGGAAAAGGCAGCAGATTGGTACAGTCAGTGACAATCAGCACCCTCAGAGCGAGCAGTTCCACAGAACGAGCAGCTTTATTAGAGAAATAAGGCTCCAGCCAGCACTGGGGTTGCCAGgagacagttaaaaaaaattgaagaatcCCTCAGGAGGCCTCTTTCACCACCAACACCTCAGGTTTCTTCCCATCCTAGCTCCTACAGCATGccccctttccctctgctcctcTCAGAGTCTCCCTTGAGCTTTACCGGAACTGTCTTGAGATTGAAGAATTTGGACTTGGACGCCTCTGGTTTCTCTCGTGGCCCCGGTTTCTCACACACGTTCACAGATTGGACAGATGAGCAGCAAGAAAACAGCCTGGACAGACATGCCTTAAtacaagggagagagagaaaagtgacCAGGGCTCACCTGTGTGCCCTCCTGTGGGGAGATGGAGGCTACCCACTCCACTGTACCCGTTTCCCTCCTACTTGCAAAGATTCCACACTGCAGCCATCACCATCCTCCCAGCTGAGGATGGTTTATAACTCTCTCCCTGTACTCATCTGCAGCTGTCAATGCTGAGTGACAAGGAAGCCCTCTGATATTCCCCTCACAGGCAGAGTTTGATGCCTCACAATGTTTCCTGCAACTGGTAGATCAAGGAGCAAGCCCCCCTCGCCTGGGTCTCCCATCTGGTAGCGCACCTACCACTAGGGAGCCAGACCTAgcctctgcagcacccccagcccacaaGGGAGTGCACACACTCATGTTTTGTACCTGTTTTCAAATAGTGGTGCAACTGCTCTGGGATAAATTATAGTGAGCACAGGACTCACATGTTTTCATCACTGTTAGAAAAGATTTGCTCACAGCAGATTTTCAGAACACAGTGCCAAGAACTCCTGAGCTGTGTCTGTATCAGCTTATCCTTCTGTGTAGCTGCATCGTGGCCAAAAAACATGCACAAACTTTTGAAGCACAGACACATTTTAGGAGTGAGATTGGAATGAAGATCAAACCCAGCTCCTGTGAAGCCCCGCTAATCCTTTGGTCAGTGAGATGGCCTATCAGTTGGACCTTTAAATGCACTGATATCCTACACCTCTGTGCTGATTGAACAAGCTTACACCAGTTTCCTTGTGGAACTGGTGTAACAGAGTCCCTAGTAGAATCAATAAGCTCCAGAAGCACTGCAGCTCCCTTGGGATAGTTGCATGGGCAAATCTGTGGCAACTTCCCATGGTTACTGGATTTGTCACAAAATGGGAGGAGCACCAGGCAAATTTATCTTTCTTACAGGCAAGAAAGACAGACATGGGCTTCAGTGATCCCCCTGTAACTAGTAACGAGGACAAAGGGTGATTTTACAAAAACTCGTTAGCTAGTCAAGGTGAACTTTTGGCTCCACACTATGGTTGTCTTTGACTAGCTAACCTGGGTTTAAAAGGTATTAAACTGCATCTATACTAGATCCCAAGTGGCATTTCAAATGGGGTTATAGctaacaaacaaaacacatttttccttattctagACAAAGCCTCAGAGGGAAGCACGACCTTTACTATGTCATCGTCACCCTCTCCCTGCACCACCGTTTGCACCGTGCAGCTCTCCCATACAAGTACtaacatacagtaactcctcacttcatgttgtagttatgttcctgaaaaatggtactttaagtgaaacaatgttaagtgaatctaatttccccataagaattaatgtaaaggggggggaggggttaggttccagagaaataaataaatatatatacacacacagagtacaagttttaaacaaacaatttaatactgtacatagcAATGAttattgtgaagcttggttgaggtagtggagtcagagggtgggatatttcccagggaatgccttactgctaaatgatgaactagcatatggctgagccctcaagggttaacacattgctgttaatgtagcctcacactctacaaggcagcacaaacggagggaggaaacacaatagatgcatggcagtggctgcaaacattccctgcGGAAACTGAACCCATGCCAATGAACCCACACTATCCCACTGGAGtgcaccactccctccactttccaaagtgctatGGTGTGCGTGcacgtgtgagagagagacagagacacacaccgtgtgcgTGCATGCACGTGTGAGAGAgacgcattgcccctttaaatatgctgaccccactctgagtacactgcctttttaagtagatcagcaagttccCTCCGTCTTGAGCCCTATCGTGTGTCCCCGTGCTCTGTGGGGATGGGATAAAGGAGGGGAGGGAGCGGGACACCCTggcattagcacccctcttcccctcccctcccctcccctcttgcaagcaagcaggaggctcccaggagaaGCTCCAAGGCAGAAGCAGCACATGGcaatgggggggagggacagctgaactgcctggcaattaatagcctgctgggcggctgccgcactGGGCATTTAGGGGAGTGGGgtgctgataggggggctgccagtccaccctggttccaagcccccaccagctagctgcaatgggctactctttctgcaagca
The Eretmochelys imbricata isolate rEreImb1 chromosome 1, rEreImb1.hap1, whole genome shotgun sequence DNA segment above includes these coding regions:
- the RRP7A gene encoding ribosomal RNA-processing protein 7 homolog A, which translates into the protein MAAGKGKPVTAAAAGAPAGYTAVPVKLSEKQQSPHYLYVKEHKVREGTDNTYPPHRTLFVLNIPPYCTKACLSRLFSCCSSVQSVNVCEKPGPREKPEASKSKFFNLKTVPGFRVAYVVFKNPAGIQAAKSLSLQGPLMISSESHPVKTGICKWIASYAAAVVDPAELKAEVDTFMQAYDQKIAEEEAKAEEEEGVPDEEGWVKVTRKGRRPGLPRTEAASLRVLEREKRKRARKELLNFYAWQHRETKRENIAQLRKKFEEDKQRIALMRAQRKFRPY